A genomic region of Rhodococcus pyridinivorans contains the following coding sequences:
- a CDS encoding ferredoxin, whose translation MRIEADLDLCQGHAMCSMEAPDAFTVAKRGEVEILLDPVPEEMHADVRAAVKYCPTQALRIVED comes from the coding sequence ATGAGGATCGAAGCAGATCTCGATCTGTGTCAAGGACACGCGATGTGCTCGATGGAAGCCCCGGACGCCTTCACGGTCGCCAAACGGGGTGAGGTGGAGATCCTCCTCGACCCCGTGCCGGAGGAGATGCACGCCGACGTACGAGCAGCTGTGAAGTACTGCCCCACCCAAGCCCTTCGCATCGTCGAAGACTGA